One Camelina sativa cultivar DH55 chromosome 3, Cs, whole genome shotgun sequence genomic window carries:
- the LOC104777372 gene encoding non-lysosomal glucosylceramidase-like isoform X2, whose protein sequence is MQNVSEDQNQVVTDDRLPPFSWERKLNSQAKNPSEFKLSKRDHLHLFPLGYRLWRHTKEEAAKGRASIFDIFRKHHITGDHGVPIGGIGAGSIGRSYKGEFQHFKLFPKICEEAPILTNQFSAFVSRPGGVKYSTVLCPTKPQVIKDNGGYLCKGQAPKIGIESWDWNMTGEKSTYHALYPRSWTVYNGEPDPELRIVSRQVSPFIPHNYEESSLPVSVFNFTVTNTGAEQAIVTLLFTWENSVGGASGLTGQHFNSAMKAEDGVHAVALQHKTANGHPPVSYAIAAKETEDVRVSSCPCFIVSGTTPNKITAGDMWDEIKKNASFDKLTSNACFPSKPGTSIGAAIAAKVKVPPGCDRTVTFSLSWDCPEARFDEKTYHRRYTRFYGSLGNAAVAMAHDALLNFSDWETQIEEWQAPILSDTTLPEWYRITLFNELYYFNSGGTMWTDGLPPKQSLDSIGRRKISLGLSTLDNTDPDQNNIALDILGRIDAVCSQIHAPLSSNAALGTSMIQNTAENIGQFLYLEGIQYLMYNTYDVHFYSSFALLMLFPKLELSIQRDFAAAVLMHDSSKKQVMSSGEFVTRKVLGAVPHDIGLNDPWFEVNAYNLFNTDRWKDLNSKFVLQVYRDVVATGDLNFAKAVWPSVYTAIAYLDQFDKDGDGMIENEGFPDQTYDAWSCSGVSAYCGGLWVAALQAGSALAREIGDNGAAVYFNAKYEKARSVYEKLWNGSYFNYDNSRSGSSSSILADQMAGQWYARACGLKPIAKEEWIKKALETVYDFNVMKVRDGTRGAVNGMLPDGRVDTSTMVSREVWAGTTYSVAACMIQEGLADKGFKTASGIYEAAWSDQGLGCSFQTPEAWTTTDEYRSLCYMRPLAIWGIQWAHTMQQPKKEQEQSLKSQEEEDTSVLFQQHAGFIKVAHYLKNTKGKDHRNRLQTTYETFLRIIRL, encoded by the exons atgCAAAACGTTTCTGAAGACCAAAACCAAgtg GTCACAGATGATAGACTTCCTCCATTTTCATGGGAAAGGAAGTTGAACAGCCAAGCAAAAAACCCTTCTGAGTTCAAACTGAGTAAGCGAGATCATCTTCATCTG TTCCCATTAGGCTACAGATTGTGGCGTCACACTAAAGAAGAAGCCGCAAAAGGAAGA GCTTCGATCTTCGACATCTTTAGAAAACACCATATAACGGGAGATCATGGCGTCCCTATAGGAGGAATTGG TGCAGGAAGCATTGGAAGGAGTTACAAGGGTGAGTTTCAGCACTTCAAGCTATTCCCAAAAATTTGCGAGGAAGCTCCAATCCTCACGAACCAATTCTCT GCTTTTGTTTCTCGCCCTGGCGGTGTTAAATACTCAACTGTTCTCTGTCCAACAAAGCCACAAGTTATTAA AGACAATGGAGGTTATTTATGCAAAGGCCAAGCTCCAAAAATAGGAATTGAGTCTTGGGACTGGAACATGACAGGGGAAAAATCTACCTACCATGCTCTTTATCCAAGGTCTTGGACCGTTTATAATG GTGAACCTGACCCTGAACTCAGAATAGTGTCTCGTCAAGTCTCTCCCTTTATACCTCATAATTATGAGGAAAGCAGTCTTCCGGTTTCAGTATTCAACTTCACG GTGACTAATACTGGAGCAGAACAAGCAATTGTTACTTTGCTCTTTACTTGGGAG aaTTCTGTGGGAGGAGCTTCTGGATTAACCGGACAGCACTTCAACTCAGCAATGAA GGCAGAAGATGGAGTTCATGCAGTAGCTTTACAACACAA GACAGCAAATGGACACCCACCAGTTAGCTACGCAATAGCGGCAAAAGAAACCGAGGATGTTCGTGTTTCCTCGTGTCCTTGTTTCATAGTTTCAGGAACTACTCCTAACAAAATCACCGCAGGAGATATGTGGGATGAGATTAAAAAG AACGCATCATTCGACAAGTTAACCAGCAATGCATGCTTTCCTTCGAAACCTGGAACTTCCATTGGAGCAGCCATAGCAGCAAAGGTGAAAGTTCCACCGGGCTGTGACCGAACAGTCACATTTTCTCTCTCGTGGGATTGTCCAGAGGCTAGATTCGACGAAAAGACTTACCATAG ACGATACACAAGATTCTATGGCAGTTTAGGAAACGCAGCGGTAGCAATGGCTCACGACGCTCTTCTTA ACTTTTCTGATTGGGAGACTCAGATTGAAGAGTGGCAAGCTCCTATTCTTTCTGATACAACACTTCCTGAATG GTATCGGATAACTCTCTTCAATGAACTATACTATTTCAACTCAGGGGGAACCATGTGGACCG aTGGTTTACCTCCAAAGCAAAGCTTAGATAgtataggaagaagaaaaatctctCTCGGTCTATCAACCTTAGACAATACTGATCCAGACCAGAACAACATAGCCTTAGACATCTTGGGAAGAATCGATGCGGTCTGCTCACAGATTCATGCTCCTTTATCCTCAAACGCTGCACTTGGAACCAGTATGATTCAGAACACCGCAGAGAACATTGGACAATTTCTTTACCTAGAAGGAATTCAATATCTAATGTACAATACTTACGACGTTCATTTCTACTCATCTTTCGCATTGCTTATGCTTTTCCCAAAACTCGAGCTAAGCATCCAGAGAGATTTCGCGGCTGCTGTTTTGATGCATGATTCCAGCAAGAAACAAGTCATGAGCTCTGGCGAATTTGTTACCAGAAAAGTTCTAGGAGCTGTTCCTCATGACATAGGTTTGAATGATCCTTGGTTTGAAGTAAATGCTTATAACTTGTTCAACACGGATAGGTGGAAAGACTTGAACTCCAAGTTTGTTCTTCAAGTTTACAGAGACGTGGTTGCCACTGGCGATCTAAACTTTGCCAAAGCGGTTTGGCCGTCGGTGTACACTGCAATCGCGTACTTGGACCAGTTTGATAAAGACGGAGATGGGATGATTGAGAACGAAGGGTTTCCAGATCAGACTTACGATGCATGGTCTTGTTCAGGCGTTAGTGCTTACTGTGGCGGTCTGTGGGTCGCGGCTCTTCAGGCCGGATCCGCGTTGGCCCGTGAAATTGGGGACAACGGGGCTGCAGTTTACTTCAATGCCAAGTATGAGAAGGCGAGAAGCGTTTATGAGAAGCTTTGGAACGgttcttattttaattatgataaCAGCCGAAGCGGCTCGAGCTCGTCGATCTTGGCTGATCAAATGGCTGGACAATG GTATGCGAGAGCTTGTGGACTAAAGCCAATAGCGAAGGAAGAGTGGATTAAAAAAGCGTTGGAGACTGTTTATGACTTCAATGTGATGAAAGTGAGAGATGGGACACGTGGCGCTGTGAACGGGATGTTACCTGATGGACGAGTAGACACAAGCACGATGGTGTCAAGGGAGGTTTGGGCAGGGACTACTTACTCGGTTGCTGCTTGTATGATTCAAGAAGGACTTGCTGATAAAGGGTTTAAAACAGCAAGTGGAATCTATGAGGCCGCTTGGTCTGACCAGGGTCTCGG CTGCTCATTTCAGACACCAGAAGCATGGACCACTACTGACGAGTATAGGTCACTTTGTTACATGAGGCCTTTAGCTATTTGGGGGATACAATGGGCACACACAATGCAACAACCtaagaaagaacaagaacaatcatTAAAGTCACAAGAGGAAGAGGATACGTCTGTATTGTTTCAACAACACGCTGGGTTTATCAAAGTGGCTCACTACCTGAAAAACACCAAGGGAAAGGACCATAGAAACCGCCTCCAGACTACGTACGAAACCTTCCTCCGAATAATTCGCCTATAG
- the LOC104777372 gene encoding non-lysosomal glucosylceramidase-like isoform X1, with product MQNVSEDQNQVVTDDRLPPFSWERKLNSQAKNPSEFKLSKRDHLHLFPLGYRLWRHTKEEAAKGRASIFDIFRKHHITGDHGVPIGGIGAGSIGRSYKGEFQHFKLFPKICEEAPILTNQFSAFVSRPGGVKYSTVLCPTKPQVIKDNGGYLCKGQAPKIGIESWDWNMTGEKSTYHALYPRSWTVYNGEPDPELRIVSRQVSPFIPHNYEESSLPVSVFNFTVTNTGAEQAIVTLLFTWENSVGGASGLTGQHFNSAMKAEDGVHAVALQHKTANGHPPVSYAIAAKETEDVRVSSCPCFIVSGTTPNKITAGDMWDEIKKNASFDKLTSNACFPSKPGTSIGAAIAAKVKVPPGCDRTVTFSLSWDCPEARFDEKTYHRRYTRFYGSLGNAAVAMAHDALLNFSDWETQIEEWQAPILSDTTLPEWYRITLFNELYYFNSGGTMWTDGLPPKQSLDSIGRRKISLGLSTLDNTDPDQNNIALDILGRIDAVCSQIHAPLSSNAALGTSMIQNTAENIGQFLYLEGIQYLMYNTYDVHFYSSFALLMLFPKLELSIQRDFAAAVLMHDSSKKQVMSSGEFVTRKVLGAVPHDIGLNDPWFEVNAYNLFNTDRWKDLNSKFVLQVYRDVVATGDLNFAKAVWPSVYTAIAYLDQFDKDGDGMIENEGFPDQTYDAWSCSGVSAYCGGLWVAALQAGSALAREIGDNGAAVYFNAKYEKARSVYEKLWNGSYFNYDNSRSGSSSSILADQMAGQWYARACGLKPIAKEEWIKKALETVYDFNVMKVRDGTRGAVNGMLPDGRVDTSTMVSREVWAGTTYSVAACMIQEGLADKGFKTASGIYEAAWSDQGLG from the exons atgCAAAACGTTTCTGAAGACCAAAACCAAgtg GTCACAGATGATAGACTTCCTCCATTTTCATGGGAAAGGAAGTTGAACAGCCAAGCAAAAAACCCTTCTGAGTTCAAACTGAGTAAGCGAGATCATCTTCATCTG TTCCCATTAGGCTACAGATTGTGGCGTCACACTAAAGAAGAAGCCGCAAAAGGAAGA GCTTCGATCTTCGACATCTTTAGAAAACACCATATAACGGGAGATCATGGCGTCCCTATAGGAGGAATTGG TGCAGGAAGCATTGGAAGGAGTTACAAGGGTGAGTTTCAGCACTTCAAGCTATTCCCAAAAATTTGCGAGGAAGCTCCAATCCTCACGAACCAATTCTCT GCTTTTGTTTCTCGCCCTGGCGGTGTTAAATACTCAACTGTTCTCTGTCCAACAAAGCCACAAGTTATTAA AGACAATGGAGGTTATTTATGCAAAGGCCAAGCTCCAAAAATAGGAATTGAGTCTTGGGACTGGAACATGACAGGGGAAAAATCTACCTACCATGCTCTTTATCCAAGGTCTTGGACCGTTTATAATG GTGAACCTGACCCTGAACTCAGAATAGTGTCTCGTCAAGTCTCTCCCTTTATACCTCATAATTATGAGGAAAGCAGTCTTCCGGTTTCAGTATTCAACTTCACG GTGACTAATACTGGAGCAGAACAAGCAATTGTTACTTTGCTCTTTACTTGGGAG aaTTCTGTGGGAGGAGCTTCTGGATTAACCGGACAGCACTTCAACTCAGCAATGAA GGCAGAAGATGGAGTTCATGCAGTAGCTTTACAACACAA GACAGCAAATGGACACCCACCAGTTAGCTACGCAATAGCGGCAAAAGAAACCGAGGATGTTCGTGTTTCCTCGTGTCCTTGTTTCATAGTTTCAGGAACTACTCCTAACAAAATCACCGCAGGAGATATGTGGGATGAGATTAAAAAG AACGCATCATTCGACAAGTTAACCAGCAATGCATGCTTTCCTTCGAAACCTGGAACTTCCATTGGAGCAGCCATAGCAGCAAAGGTGAAAGTTCCACCGGGCTGTGACCGAACAGTCACATTTTCTCTCTCGTGGGATTGTCCAGAGGCTAGATTCGACGAAAAGACTTACCATAG ACGATACACAAGATTCTATGGCAGTTTAGGAAACGCAGCGGTAGCAATGGCTCACGACGCTCTTCTTA ACTTTTCTGATTGGGAGACTCAGATTGAAGAGTGGCAAGCTCCTATTCTTTCTGATACAACACTTCCTGAATG GTATCGGATAACTCTCTTCAATGAACTATACTATTTCAACTCAGGGGGAACCATGTGGACCG aTGGTTTACCTCCAAAGCAAAGCTTAGATAgtataggaagaagaaaaatctctCTCGGTCTATCAACCTTAGACAATACTGATCCAGACCAGAACAACATAGCCTTAGACATCTTGGGAAGAATCGATGCGGTCTGCTCACAGATTCATGCTCCTTTATCCTCAAACGCTGCACTTGGAACCAGTATGATTCAGAACACCGCAGAGAACATTGGACAATTTCTTTACCTAGAAGGAATTCAATATCTAATGTACAATACTTACGACGTTCATTTCTACTCATCTTTCGCATTGCTTATGCTTTTCCCAAAACTCGAGCTAAGCATCCAGAGAGATTTCGCGGCTGCTGTTTTGATGCATGATTCCAGCAAGAAACAAGTCATGAGCTCTGGCGAATTTGTTACCAGAAAAGTTCTAGGAGCTGTTCCTCATGACATAGGTTTGAATGATCCTTGGTTTGAAGTAAATGCTTATAACTTGTTCAACACGGATAGGTGGAAAGACTTGAACTCCAAGTTTGTTCTTCAAGTTTACAGAGACGTGGTTGCCACTGGCGATCTAAACTTTGCCAAAGCGGTTTGGCCGTCGGTGTACACTGCAATCGCGTACTTGGACCAGTTTGATAAAGACGGAGATGGGATGATTGAGAACGAAGGGTTTCCAGATCAGACTTACGATGCATGGTCTTGTTCAGGCGTTAGTGCTTACTGTGGCGGTCTGTGGGTCGCGGCTCTTCAGGCCGGATCCGCGTTGGCCCGTGAAATTGGGGACAACGGGGCTGCAGTTTACTTCAATGCCAAGTATGAGAAGGCGAGAAGCGTTTATGAGAAGCTTTGGAACGgttcttattttaattatgataaCAGCCGAAGCGGCTCGAGCTCGTCGATCTTGGCTGATCAAATGGCTGGACAATG GTATGCGAGAGCTTGTGGACTAAAGCCAATAGCGAAGGAAGAGTGGATTAAAAAAGCGTTGGAGACTGTTTATGACTTCAATGTGATGAAAGTGAGAGATGGGACACGTGGCGCTGTGAACGGGATGTTACCTGATGGACGAGTAGACACAAGCACGATGGTGTCAAGGGAGGTTTGGGCAGGGACTACTTACTCGGTTGCTGCTTGTATGATTCAAGAAGGACTTGCTGATAAAGGGTTTAAAACAGCAAGTGGAATCTATGAGGCCGCTTGGTCTGACCAGGGTCTCGGGTAA